The Apium graveolens cultivar Ventura chromosome 6, ASM990537v1, whole genome shotgun sequence genome contains a region encoding:
- the LOC141665902 gene encoding uncharacterized protein LOC141665902: MRDYNERRRDQDDQGRNPQPRGPVINMIFGGTTAAGSSRNIRKAYTREVMHITGEAPKRTKTGVSMEFNHFDLEGVKFPHDDPLVITPIKGNISVKRVLVGNRALLDILLYDTNIRMGYTDLQLTPYDMPIYGFKGIKCPIKGKIKLPLMMGQEPRQARQMCNFVVLKARSTYHAIMGRTGIHAFMEVPSSYHSIIKFPTRNGIGEERGDQKKARNYYVVSLRADGAGRKLPMKTWTSVRMIRNEESHQGI, encoded by the coding sequence ATGAGAGATTATAATGAACGAAGGAGGGATCAAGACGATCAGGGAAGAAATCCCCAACCAAGAGGACCAGTGATCAACATGATCTTTGGAGGAACAACCGCTGCTGGTTCCTCTAGAAATATAAGAAAGGCTTATACTCGAGAAGTCATGCACATTACTGGAGAAGCCCCAAAGCGAACAAAGACAGGAGTATCAATGGAATTCAACCATTTTGACTTAGAAGGGgtgaagtttcctcatgatgATCCTTTGGTTATAACACCTATCAAAGGGAACATTTCCGTAAAGAGAGTCCTTGTAGGCAATAGAGCGTTATTAGACATTCTGCTTTATGATACCAATATTAGGATGGGATACACCGATTTGCAATTGACCCCGTATGATATGCCAATCTATGGATTTAAAGGAATCAAATGTCCTATTAAGGGAAAAATTAAACTTCCATTGATGATGGGTCAGGAGCCAAGGCAAGCTAGACAGATGTGTAACTTTGTGGTGCTTAAGGCCAGATCCACTTATCATGCAATCATGGGAAGGACAGGTATACACGCCTTTATGGAAGTCCCCTCATCTTACCATTCCATAATCAAATTTCCAACTAGGAATGGGATAGGAGAGGAAAGAGGAGatcagaaaaaggcaagaaattATTATGTAGTCTCATTAAGGGCCGATGGAGCCGGGCGCAAGCTGCCAATGAAGACATGGACATCCGTTAGAATGATAAGAAATGAGGAAAGCCACCAGGGGATTTAA